In Pelodiscus sinensis isolate JC-2024 chromosome 2, ASM4963464v1, whole genome shotgun sequence, the following proteins share a genomic window:
- the LOC102463052 gene encoding cathelicidin-1-like produces the protein MASYWACLLLLVAVASAVPLQTPQQSPQQTPQKTSLETPQPHEQAITQAIDFYNQGPTVTYAFRLLFAAPPPQVAQDQAANPLQQLNFTIMETTCLASANPVVEQCAFKENGLVRDCSGHFSNQEACPVVAITCDVAPPRPVRVTRWWIPALRLGAKIAGHAISFFNKRN, from the exons ATGGCGAGCTACTGGGcatgcctgctgctgctggtcgCCGTGGCATCTGCGGTCCCCCTGCAgacccctcagcagagcccccagcagacCCCCCAGAAAACCTCCCTGGAGACCCCGCAACCCCACGAGCAAGCCATCACCCAGGCTATCGATTTCTACAACCAAGGGCCCACGGTGACCTATGCCTTCCGCCTCCTGTTCGCAGCCCCTCCGCCCCAAGTG GCCCAGGACCAGGCAGCTAATCCGCTTCAGCAGCTGAACTTCACCATCATGGAGACCACGTGCCTAGCGTCGGCCAACCCCGTAGTGGAGCAATGCGCCTTCAAGGAGAACGGG CTGGTCAGAGACTGCTCCGGACACTTCTCCAACCAGGAAGCGTGCCCTGTTGTTGCCATCACCTGTGACGTCGCCCCTCCTCGG cccgttCGCGTCACCCGGTGGTGGATCCCCGCTCTGAGACTAGGTGCCAAAATCGCCGGTCATGCCATCTCTTTCTTCAATAAGAGAAATTAA